In Apostichopus japonicus isolate 1M-3 chromosome 5, ASM3797524v1, whole genome shotgun sequence, a single window of DNA contains:
- the LOC139967658 gene encoding uncharacterized protein isoform X1: MPCTDYRQTLFQMAEPTDRSSGEKEIFKGPCVVQEKHIRAASAIQSASTDHHQYKDKRADLEYVNKQLVDMKERLMENIYKVHLLQVDLASQFDPHVVEIIRSSETSCSQCAASITEGH; this comes from the exons ATGCCATGCACAGACTATAGACAG acATTATTTCAAATGGCAGAACCAACAGACAGAAGCTCTGGGGAAAAGGAAATCTTTAAAGGTCCTTGTGTG GTGCAAGAGAAACATATTAGGGCTGCATCTGCCATTCAAAGTGCTTCCACTGATCACCACCAGTATAAGGATAAGCGTGCAGATCTGGAATATGTCAACAAGCAGCTTGTGGATATGAAAGAGAGACTAATGGAAAACATAT ATAAAGTTCATCTGCTACAGGTCGACCTTGCATCTCAGTTTGACCCTCATGTCGTCGAAATCATCAGATCATCCGAGACATCCTGCAGCCAATGTGCTGCATCCATAACAGAAGGACATTAA
- the LOC139967658 gene encoding uncharacterized protein isoform X2: MAEPTDRSSGEKEIFKGPCVVQEKHIRAASAIQSASTDHHQYKDKRADLEYVNKQLVDMKERLMENIYKVHLLQVDLASQFDPHVVEIIRSSETSCSQCAASITEGH; encoded by the exons ATGGCAGAACCAACAGACAGAAGCTCTGGGGAAAAGGAAATCTTTAAAGGTCCTTGTGTG GTGCAAGAGAAACATATTAGGGCTGCATCTGCCATTCAAAGTGCTTCCACTGATCACCACCAGTATAAGGATAAGCGTGCAGATCTGGAATATGTCAACAAGCAGCTTGTGGATATGAAAGAGAGACTAATGGAAAACATAT ATAAAGTTCATCTGCTACAGGTCGACCTTGCATCTCAGTTTGACCCTCATGTCGTCGAAATCATCAGATCATCCGAGACATCCTGCAGCCAATGTGCTGCATCCATAACAGAAGGACATTAA
- the LOC139967657 gene encoding eukaryotic translation initiation factor 2-alpha kinase 3-like, translating into MGHLLDAVVRISFYIVLLTFTVPQGTTAVNLKARGESNENNLGNRGVPGNVNTNDRPKSPSRSAGLGVGKQIRPEKPKDMPSSVASYRCASIQRKRPLVVVSSMNGAVTALDLHGSGSKLWDLDAGTGPLLSSSLSSQNFLDGEKKILPALDGDIFTWDGTRLESCPFSTDSLISSSFKLSDNVMVVGSKSTRTYGINANTGKLVYSCSPEECTNIGPQPSASDDVIVTKFQQHVVRALDQRTGDEKWNYSVGQHDVKYLVGYETNADEFCRGRDEMLWDESTELRISMEYNMVFGVKETNHREILWSHEFSSDIANVWTIIDGTVKELDILSLDIDPSLSQEQNLIPYADPIMPSFIGRFQDQLYVRPSRTQSQYADESTTSSPVELIADESGYGLVPRIRWRPYLSSADSRTPILAHSGKQQSDNDNLGFIGPIEKPGDAARWSQYPFDAGYSLPFLLNKCPKTDLFESHRSKRRKPLVDNESMQSNEKGINIFLGLSVWNWWREMIISSVIMAVGWQLLYQFVLKAACEVPVDSAQSEVVFAEEAMRVEVVPETNKGFTSRYLSDFNHQECLGKGGFGIVFQAQNRVDESSYAIKRISLPHREEAREKVLREARALARLEHFGIVRYFQSWIEEPPPGWQEEYDQVFMGADSSLNEPISTFTTSATFNKDSQLLRDKRRFLRQTSNDSSAHLFGGGDDGDSPALGDHGEDEESGSFCVDFKSGPTAAKCTLETLKPFDIDCLSISESNDSVNVPFQRYSKVDETSDSLDIVFEDSGCSAKSQTNSSKPDIEPHVSSEPFQVTDITHRSRRRNKSSDADQSAISELQPETDPVVRSKIYLYIQMQLCQKETLKDWLNQNTKLRDRNKLLHIFQQILGAVNYVHQCGMIHRDLKPSNIFFSMDGSVKVGDFGLVTAMDTELKAELQTEQYRGNTRHTSQVGTQLYMSPEQVKGHSYDHKVDIFSLGLILFELVYPFSTQMERVSVLSEVKRNQKFPSTFFEEMLTEKEFVQWLLSPDPASRPNTDEIMESSCFKAMYRDFNPPVERMRSRYSSSL; encoded by the exons aTGGGACATCTTCTTGATGCAGTTGTGAGGATTTCCTTTTACATTGTATTGTTAACGTTTACTGTCCCTCAAGGGACCACCGCTGTAAACCTGAAAGCGAGGGGTGAGTCAAATGAAAACAACCTGGGCAACCGGGGAGTCCCCGGCAATGTAAACACCAATGATAGGCCTAAATCCCCTTCCAGATCTGCTGGTCTTGGAGTTGGAAAACAGATTCGTCCGGAGAAACCGAAAGATATGCCTTCATCAGTGGCTTCATACCGGTGTGCTAGCATACAAAGAAAAAG ACCATTGGTTGTGGTGAGTTCCATGAACGGAGCTGTTACAGCACTCGATCTACATGGCAGCGGTAGTAAACTCTGGGATCTAGATGCAGGAACTGGCCCTCTGCTCTCATCATCCTTAAGCAGTCAAAAT TTTTTGGATGGGGAAAAGAAGATACTACCAGCATTGGACGGAGATATCTTTACATGGGACGGCACTCGCCTGGAGTCCTGTCCGTTCTCCACAGACAGCTTGATTAGCTCATCATTCAAGCTCAGTGACAATGTTATGGTTGTGGGGAGCAAATCCACCAGGACGTATGGTATCAATGCCAACACAGGCAAG CTGGTTTACAGCTGTTCACCAGAGGAATGCACAAATATTGGACCACAACCATCAGCttctgatgatgtcatagtgacCAAGTTCCAACAACATGTAGTCAGAGCATTGGACCAAAGAACAGGCGATGAAAA ATGGAACTACAGTGTGGGACAACACGATGTGAAGTATTTAGTAGGTTATGAGACAAATGCTGATGAATTCTGCAGAGGCAGAGACGAGATGTTGTGGGATGAATCGACTGAATTGAGAATATCCATGGAGTACAATATGGTGTTTGGAGTGAAAGAAACAAACCACAGAGAAATCCTCTGGAGTCATGAG TTTTCTTCAGATATTGCAAATGTATGGACCATCATTGATGGCACAGTCAAGGAACTGGATATTCTGTCTCTTGACATTGATCCATCCCTCTCTCAAGAACAGAATTTAATCCCTTATGCCGATCCTATCATGCCTTCATTTATAG GACGATTTCAAGATCAACTTTACGTCAGGCCTTCGAGGACGCAAAGCCAGTATGCCGATGAATCAACGACATCTTCCCCAGTCGAGCTCATTGCAGACGAAAGCGGTTATGGGCTCGTTCCAAGAATCAGATGGAGACCTTACCTATCCTCGGCAGATTCTCGCACTCCGATTCTAGCTCACTCAGGAAAACAGCAGAGTGACAACGACAACCTAGGTTTCATTGGTCCTATAGAGAAGCCTGGGGATGCAGCTAGGTGGAGCCAGTATCCATTCG atgcTGGTTATTCTCTTCcctttttattaaataaatgcCCCAAAACAGATCTCTTTGAAAGCCATCGTTCCAAACGAAGAAAGCCACTGGTTGACAATGAGAGTATGCAGTCCAATGAGAAAGGGATTAATATCTTCCTTGGTTTGTCGGTGTGGAATTGGTG GCGAGAGATGATAATTTCGAGCGTCATCATGGCGGTAGGCTGGCAGCTTCTCTACCAGTTTGTCTTAAAGGCTGCTTGTGAAGTGCCCGTCGATAGCGCTCAGAGTGAGGTAGTCTTTGCTGAGGAGGCTATGAGAGTTGAGGTGGTACCAGAGACAAATAAAGGATTTACATCAAG ATATCTGAGTGATTTCAACCATCAGGAGTGCCTTGGTAAAGGTGGTTTCGGCATTGTCTTCCAAGCCCAGAATCGAGTCGATGAGAGCAGTTATGCCATCAAGAGAATCTCTTTACCTCATAG AGAAGAAGCCAGGGAGAAAGTGTTGCGTGAAGCGAGGGCCCTGGCAAGGTTGGAGCATTTTGGTATTGTGAGGTATTTCCAATCATGGATTGAGGAACCCCCACCAGGATGGCAAGAAGAATATGACCAAGTATTTATGGGGGCTGATAG CTCATTGAATGAACCAATAAGTACCTTCACAACCTCTGCAACTTTCAACAAAGACAGCCAACTCCTGCGAGATAAAAGAAGATTCTTGCGCCAAACTTCCAACGATTCTAGCGCGCACTTATTCGGTGGTGGCGACGACGGTGATAGTCCCGCGCTGGGGGACCATGGAGAAGACGAGGAGAGTGGATCTTTTTGTGTTGATTTCAAAAGTGGACCAACCGCTGCAAAGTGTACCTTGGAAACATTGAAGCCATTTGATATAGATTGTCTTTCCATCAGTGAAAGTAACGATTCTGTCAATGTTCCGTTTCAAAGATACTCAAAAGTGGACGAGACGAGCGACAGTCTCGACATCGTCTTCGAGGATTCGGGCTGCTCGGCCAAATCACAGACTAATTCTTCCAAACCAGATATCGAGCCGCATGTATCTTCGGAACCCTTCCAAGTTACGGACATCACTCATCGATCAAGGAGAAGGAACAAATCCTCCGATGCTGATCAAAGTGCAATTTCTGAACTGCAACCGGAAACGGATCCAGTGGTCAGATCTAAGATTTATTTGTACATTCAAATGCAGCTCTGTCAGAAGGAGACTCTCAAAGACTGGTTAAATCAGAACACAAAACTAAGAGATCGAAATAAATTGCTACATATATTCCAGCAGATACTTGGCGCTGTCAACTACGTTCATCAATGTGGAATGATTCACAGAGACTTGAAG CCTTCGAATATCTTCTTCTCAATGGACGGTAGTGTAAAAGTCGGCGATTTCGGCCTGGTCACTGCGATGGACACAGAATTGAAGGCAGAGCTTCAGACCGAACAATATAGAGGGAACACTCGTCACACATCTCAGGTTGGAACTCAGTTATACATGAGTCCCGAGCAG gtcaaaggtcatagtTATGATCATAAGGTTGATATCTTTTCTCTTGGTTTGATACTGTTCGAGCTGGTGTACCCATTCTCAACGCAAATGGAACGTGTCTCT GTACTGTCTGAAgtaaaaagaaatcaaaagttTCCGTCAACATTTTTTGAAGAAATGCTAACGGAG AAGGAATTTGTCCAGTGGTTGCTCTCACCAGATCCAGCAAGCAGACCAAACACAGATGAAATAATGGAAAGTTCATGCTTCAAAGCTATGTACCGAGACTTTAATCCGCCAGTAGAAAGAATGAGGAGCCGGTACTCATCTTCGCTCTGA